The stretch of DNA aaataaaataaaatcaaataattatatccATAATTGTAGAATTCGAAGAGTCTAACTAAGacactaaaattaaattttttgatgtaGACAGTTGAAGAGTTAGATTTTCTctatctcatatatatatatatatatatatatatatatatatattaacattcacaaattataattctattttactctaatttgtgatttttttcttctaatcttTTATATCTTATCACTTGGGATGTTTGAGAAAAGCAAGAATTGACGTACAGTTTACTTGTTGGAGAGTTGCTTTGAAATGaataagaattttttgtttttgttttttatgttaaagtacatttatttttatttgtataatatttttataaaaaaaatcatctttatTGAAATTCGTCACTTAAGTTTGTCTTCTAATGATTACTTTATTGATTATTGATATTcaaatttctattatttttacaCTTTTTCAGTTTCTTTGTAACAAGAGAAGtcaaaataaaatctataaacCTCATTCATCAGTTTTTATATAATCTCccaatatttaatttgtttagccattacacatatttttattagcctctttcttatttattttgcctatttttaataatgataacttttatgttttttaggatcaaattaaaattaaaattgaaatttagtGCTTGAAGTATTGGAGGATAGGGGTGTCAATATACAACCTAAGTTGGCCCATCCTGCTGTGCTTTAGGCGTATTGTTGGTGGGATGGGATAAACGATGTGGGTTGTCGCGTGTTGCAACCTAAGTTACAAGCAATGGTTTAATTGGACGTGAGTTGGTTAAACCTTCAAACCAATTATACAATCAATTGAAccacaattaaattaaataactattaaaaaatgaataattattataaacttGAACCGATTGAATTGATTACAATTAAATTAGATTTAACGTAATTCAATTtgaatatatctatttttaataaatttaaaatcaaccGGATTGAATCAACCCGTAACAATCAGAATAGACtatttatgaaaatactttaattACCGGTTCAAGTTATAACTGGAGAGACGAGTTAATTGAAGACTTGTTAAAGTTAGTATTCACCATTTCACTAAGTTATTACTTTTAAGAGTTCATTTCACTAAGATAAGAATAAAAGACAGTAAGCCAAAGTGGGGTACATATACATGTTGAAGTGAACAAGGACTATTAGTATTAGCCTCGTATATAGTGAATGCACGTTAAATGTCACGCTGTCGACAGCTACATATATTAGGCACATCCccacgtttttttttttttgacaaataaaataaaaagacccaacaattattttattccaTAAAATTCTAAGAGTTGACCAATATAATCTCTTAAATTTaagaaacaataaattaattttttaaataaaagaataccaattgataaaaaaaaacatgtatgTTTACTTAAATAATcttttgttatataaaaaacataaattttttaaaattgtaatacaaaatttgaaaataaaattagtatttttaaatttaaatgactaaaattgctattttattactttgaaggacaaaaataatatctattctaaaataaaatactaattaaacGAAAGAGACTTAGACTTATTCAAATACCAACATAATTGAGatgtttataattattatttttgtttctatactttgatattattttgattaaaaataagagaaagagACATACACTTATACAAATGATCGTACACAATTCTTAAAACAGCgattgatatattaaattaaaagttttataaaaatattctaaacaGCTTCGTCCCAATATTTTTGTCTCACTTCTagtctttattttgatttttatattgatgcaaaaaatagataattttaatcataaaaaaaaagtctatataAAGTTAACATAAGaattaaaagtgaataaattttatttaaaatttaaatttaaaatataataattttatatagagtaaaaatatatgtaactcataaattaaaaataaaaaatgaaagcacgtttgttttgtttttgacgGAAAATTAAAGCACCTAAGATTGCTCGTGTGAGATTTGAAGTTTCAACGATGTCAACTTTAGTGTCATGTACCTTTTGATCAACTTGGTATTTTAATTagtactatatatatatttatataaacatGAGAGGCCCTTGAGTTAAAGCTTTAGAAAATCCAAAACAACACATAATTTGGATTTTGATTCCAAAATGGGAAGGGCTCCATGCTGTGAGAAAATGGGTTTGAAGAGAGGACCATGGACTCCAGAAGAAGATAAAATCCTCATCGACCACATAAACACTTATGGCCATTCCAATTGGCGTGCTCTGCCTAAACAAGCTGGTACGTTTTCTAATGCATAGCCTTGCACGAATTAACTTGAAGAatattaaataacatatttaGGAATTCATGTTACATAGTATTACTCTCATGAAAATACATTTGAtagtttttcttaaatttaattactttgATCAACAGGGTTGTTAAGATGTGGAAAGAGTTGTAGATTGCGGTGGATAAACTATCTAAGGCCAGATATCAAACGAGGTAAtttcaccaaagaagaagaGGATGAAATAATCAATTTGCATCAAATGTTGGGAAACAGGTaaactaattattatattttcccCACTTAGATTAATAcaatcttttttcttcttctcttatCTCTTAATTACAATGcattttacattatttaaaaaaaaaaatcgttcCATCCAAGTTAGTTAACTTCAACTTAACTGAAAAGATAATCCATTTACCCAAAACAAAGATGTTTAAATCTTAAAAACTATACTAAGAAATAAGATTTCACACGGAATTTAATCCGAGTGCTTATattctttaataataaatatatataaatcttgATTTTTCTATACATAGGTCAAGTTGTTTTGTGCTCTGTAGCATCGAACTGATGGAGGACGACATATGACATAGTAGTAGTATTCATAAACTTTAACTAATGAAAATATACTAATGCACATAAATTAAGTAGTATGTTTATTGAATGCAAGTTCAGTATATTATGAACATATTTAAAATCGTGTTAAACTTACTATTTGAAGGTTTTGATTGATTGATCAGAGTGTAATAGATAGATATGTTCACGCAAGAAAtgattcaataaattaaatattctttCTTTACAacctcttttattttttacttaaacaAAGGAATAATGGTTTGACCcactgtttttatttatttatcttcgGTTTTAAGGGAAGCAAAATCATAACCAACCAGATACTGAGAGATACGTATATCTATGCAGCCTCTTTAAAATGTTAGCATCATTGTGTTCATATTTATTTAGTATTATTGATCAAATATCTTAACTTTTAACTTTTATGTTGGACCTATTTCATACTTATAAAATTGGTTTATAAGATGAGaatctataaattattataaaattttatcttttatttatataaatttttttttatacatccTCTTACGtccaacatatttttttataaattattatagaattttatcttttatttatgtgaaatttgaatttttctcaatatattttattatattcagTACTTTTGAGTTTGACGCGTGTGTATATAAATAACAGATAACTTAATCGAATTGGTTCTGATATTATTCTGAATTTTATATTAGACTTAATtcatttacaaaatcaatttataaagtGAATGATACGCctctttataaattattataaagcTGTATTCGATTTGAATATCTAATTTTTGGATTATATGGAAATATAAAGATATCCCTTTTTCACGCTAAAAAtgtgaatttcttgacaagagTATAAAACAAGATTTGATAGATTGTACACTTATAtttctttataataaaaaatcatcatagATTATCACATagcattattattaatattgtgaAACAGGGGATCCccattatttaataattttaatatttttaaatcaagaATCCATAGATCATGATCTTGTTAtgcaaatatttaattaactgATGGTTTAATGATGATGCAGATGGTCAGCTATTGCAGCAAGATTACCAGGCCGCACAGACAACGAGATAAAAAACATTTGGCACACCCACTTGAAGAAAAGGCTGCCACAAGCCCATAACAACATcccaaagaaaaacaaaaaacaaaccaAGTTGGACTTTGATTTGGACGCCTCCAAATCAGACCAAGACACCAAACAAGAACAAAATAATCACGATGACGATTATAGGCCACAATGTTCTAGTGACATGTCCTcccataataataatagtagcaTTGCTACTAATAATAATCATGACGTGTTCATAAATAATAACGATGGTGTTGATTCGGCACAAAATAATCTtgcattggatgaagatttttGGTCGGAAGTGTTGTCATCTGATAATTCTAATACTGAGACAAGTGGTCTTTTGGATAACATAATTGGTGCTGAAGATTCATTCTCTTCCATAGGGACTGAAGAAGGAGtctttaattttagtaattcaTTGAATATATGTGAAGAAGACATGGACTTTTGGCACGATGTTTATGCGAGAGCTGAGGAAATAACGCTAGAATTATAATCAACTTAACTATCATTGTTATTCTTAAATAGTATTGTAACTTATGTGTTCATCCAATGGAACACAAATCATGTTTTTGTTTCATTGTTAAGAGTTACATCAATTTTATTGATTCAACTCTATTGAGGAGGGGTTTGTATTTCCTGAGATATGTTTGAGAGGTCGATTTTGGAGGATAaggaaaaatttatttatttttccaaaattagACAAactgttaaatatttttaaaaataaaaaaaaaagtgattggAATGATATATGATTGTATATCatgttattcttttaatttttttctaaaattattattattagtattactgtaattattgttattattattatcattaggATGATTATTTTAGTTTTCTACGTGACTTAGACATGTATTGTCTCATTTATAGTTAGTTATAATTGCTTCTATTTATACACGAAACTAACTACTCTTTGTATGTATGTATAATTTGAATTAATGCAATTTTAGACTTCGAATTCTCTCATTTACGAATTATTTAATATCAGTGTCAGGGTCCATTTACCCATTCCATTTTGTTGTATTATAATAGTCAATCTTTATGTTACATAACAACAAAAACACGCTTTtaagaaaacacaaaatatattgaaatcGATCAACATATTGTCCGTCAAAAGTTGCAAACTgatttcatttatttgtttCCTTTTTCAATTATATTCAACTTGTTGATTTATTGACGAAGCCTTTGATAATATGCAACCATTTAAAGATTTGGTTTTGAAGTTGGGTGTTTGAGCTATTTATATTGTATCAAGGGCAAGAGAAGTGGGGTATCTAGACTAAGAAGAGTAAAGACGAGTGATATCGAAAAATggacaaataaaatagaaaaatattagaatttttattttaaaaaaaaagtactaaaaacacattttttaacacacatatttattggtttaaatttaaataagaaCCCCTAAATTATGTAGATCTTAGTAGGAGTCATGAAATTTAAATCAATAAGAAGAATTGTGTTGAGAATGTGTGTTAAACATAGTATGTTAatagcatttttattttttaagagtaGTAGAGGTTTTGAGTAGAAAATCAAGGGCTGTGGATAGCATCACCCTAAAAAAGGCTTGAGTAATACATTCGGGCTTCTGGAAAAGCCCAATATAATTCTGACTCAAGCGTATCAATGGGCCTTATACGGCAACACACATCGAAACGCAGTCGtttaagaaggaaaaaaaagatatcACCGCCTTTATTATCATCATAACTAACATTAGCATTAAGATTGCATAGACAAAAGGGTATAAATTGCAGTGACCTGATACAAATCAGAGTGAATCTGTTTCTCCATCTTggtttcaatatttaattttaacaagtGTTATCTCAACATGGCAACAGCTTCAGGTATACCTCTTTTTCTCCAATTCAATTTTGAtggttttttttaagaattataaTTCTTTTAGGTTTAGGTTATTAATCCCGTTTTATATCATTCGATTATTGTTTTTGgagtaatttttttgtaaatctcTCTATAGACCAAATGTTCACATGCTAATATGCTATGAATGCAAATTTTTGTTCCGATTGGGcttttctttctcctttttcCCATGGGAAGTTGCTGttgttttattcaattatatccAGATAATTATTCAGGTCGAAATCATACATAGACTTCAATTGGTAGCTATTACTCAAATACTAAATTTGTTTCATTAGTAGGTATAATACGAGGCCCGGTAATCCTGGCAGGGTCTTGAAAATgtgaataatataattttgttttattttattttatttttgtaaaaattggGCCAGCGATCATGGATTTAAAACTCGTTGCATCCTTGTTTCATGAGTTGCTTTTgcttctttttaattataataatttaaatctgATTATGGACTTCCCAATTTTCCTTGTGTTGTGCCTTAATTAGACGGTTTCTACATGTTTATTAAACTTCTACGGGTTGAATTGCAGTGGCATTCAAGTCCAGGGAGGATCATCGAAAACAGATTGAACTTGAGG from Cicer arietinum cultivar CDC Frontier isolate Library 1 chromosome 3, Cicar.CDCFrontier_v2.0, whole genome shotgun sequence encodes:
- the LOC101514876 gene encoding transcription factor MYB14 produces the protein MGRAPCCEKMGLKRGPWTPEEDKILIDHINTYGHSNWRALPKQAGLLRCGKSCRLRWINYLRPDIKRGNFTKEEEDEIINLHQMLGNRWSAIAARLPGRTDNEIKNIWHTHLKKRLPQAHNNIPKKNKKQTKLDFDLDASKSDQDTKQEQNNHDDDYRPQCSSDMSSHNNNSSIATNNNHDVFINNNDGVDSAQNNLALDEDFWSEVLSSDNSNTETSGLLDNIIGAEDSFSSIGTEEGVFNFSNSLNICEEDMDFWHDVYARAEEITLEL